A window of the Vigna angularis cultivar LongXiaoDou No.4 chromosome 3, ASM1680809v1, whole genome shotgun sequence genome harbors these coding sequences:
- the LOC108322043 gene encoding cyclase-like protein 2 isoform X2 has translation MATLRTNLTMKCVALLSVVACAFTVAIWAANGDDILVPPRREVYGNGRIFDISHQYHPEMPEFESKDGIGQFLWLPKSMKNGSIANNSEMKLPTHTGTHVDAPGHVFDHYFDAGFDVDTLDLDILNAEVMKSLHIPRGVIRVLFRTLNTDRRLMFQKEFDPSYVGFAVDGAKWLVENTDIKLVGIDYLSVASYDYLIPSHLVFLKDREVILVEGLKLDDVPAGFYSVHCLPLRLSGAEGSPIRCILIKN, from the exons ATGGCCACATTGAGAACAAATCTGACGATGAAGTGTGTAGCCTTGCTCTCAGTGGTTGCGTGCGCCTTCACGGTGGCGATTTGGGCGGCGAACGGTGATGACATCTTGGTCCCACCGCGCCGGGAAGTTTACGGCAATGGCCGAATATTCGATATCAGTCACCAGTACCACCCCGAGATGCCGGAATTTGAATCGAAGGACGGCATAGGGCAGTTCCTGTGGCTTCCGAAGAGCATGAAGAACGGCTCCATCGCTAACAACTCCGAAATGAAGCTCCCAACCCACACCGGCACGCACGTCGACGCTCCCGGTCATGTCTTCGACCACTACTTCGACGCTGGCTTCGACGTCGACACGCTCGACTTGGACATCCTCAACG CTGAAGTTATGAAGTCGTTACATATTCCAAGAGGTGTAATACGCGTTCTCTTCCGAACTTTAAATACAGACAG GCGGCTTATGTTTCAGAAGGAATTTGACCCAAGCTATGTAGGATTCGCAGTGGATGGAGCAAAATGGCTTGTGGAGAACACTGATATCAAACTTGTAG GAATTGATTACCTATCTGTTGCTTCTTATGATTACTTGATTCCATCTCACcttgtttttttaaaagatcGG GAAGTCATTCTCGTTGAGGGCTTGAAGCTTGATGATGTTCCTGCAGGATTTTATTCAGTCCATTGCTTACCTCTTAGGTTGTCTGGTGCCGAGGGATCACCAATTCGGTGCATTCTGATTAAGAATTAA
- the LOC108322043 gene encoding cyclase-like protein 2 isoform X1 — translation MATLRTNLTMKCVALLSVVACAFTVAIWAANGDDILVPPRREVYGNGRIFDISHQYHPEMPEFESKDGIGQFLWLPKSMKNGSIANNSEMKLPTHTGTHVDAPGHVFDHYFDAGFDVDTLDLDILNGPALLVDVPRDSNITAEVMKSLHIPRGVIRVLFRTLNTDRRLMFQKEFDPSYVGFAVDGAKWLVENTDIKLVGIDYLSVASYDYLIPSHLVFLKDREVILVEGLKLDDVPAGFYSVHCLPLRLSGAEGSPIRCILIKN, via the exons ATGGCCACATTGAGAACAAATCTGACGATGAAGTGTGTAGCCTTGCTCTCAGTGGTTGCGTGCGCCTTCACGGTGGCGATTTGGGCGGCGAACGGTGATGACATCTTGGTCCCACCGCGCCGGGAAGTTTACGGCAATGGCCGAATATTCGATATCAGTCACCAGTACCACCCCGAGATGCCGGAATTTGAATCGAAGGACGGCATAGGGCAGTTCCTGTGGCTTCCGAAGAGCATGAAGAACGGCTCCATCGCTAACAACTCCGAAATGAAGCTCCCAACCCACACCGGCACGCACGTCGACGCTCCCGGTCATGTCTTCGACCACTACTTCGACGCTGGCTTCGACGTCGACACGCTCGACTTGGACATCCTCAACG GACCTGCTCTATTAGTAGATGTTCCACGAGATAGTAATATAACTg CTGAAGTTATGAAGTCGTTACATATTCCAAGAGGTGTAATACGCGTTCTCTTCCGAACTTTAAATACAGACAG GCGGCTTATGTTTCAGAAGGAATTTGACCCAAGCTATGTAGGATTCGCAGTGGATGGAGCAAAATGGCTTGTGGAGAACACTGATATCAAACTTGTAG GAATTGATTACCTATCTGTTGCTTCTTATGATTACTTGATTCCATCTCACcttgtttttttaaaagatcGG GAAGTCATTCTCGTTGAGGGCTTGAAGCTTGATGATGTTCCTGCAGGATTTTATTCAGTCCATTGCTTACCTCTTAGGTTGTCTGGTGCCGAGGGATCACCAATTCGGTGCATTCTGATTAAGAATTAA
- the LOC108322040 gene encoding cyclase-like protein 2, with protein MNSLSLFAFLCVISAHSITISANFAAYPPIPGVNAKEGCPLRGGGGDALTPLRREVYDNGKIFDISHRYAPELPVWESSEGLGQDFLWLTTSIKNGSRANNSEFKLGAHTGTHVDAPGHFYDNYYDAGFDVDSLDLKLLNGLALLVDTPRDKNITAEVMKSLNIPKGVRRVLFRTSNTDRRLMFKKEFDTSYVGFKEDGAKWLIQNTDIKLVGIDYLSAAAYDHSVQSHLAFLESREIILVEGLKLDDVPAGVYSLSCLPLRLVHSEASPIRCILIT; from the exons ATGAACTCTCTATCACTCTTTGCCTTCCTCTGCGTAATTTCGGCGCACTCCATCACCATCTCTGCGAACTTCGCTGCGTATCCTCCCATCCCCGGCGTGAACGCCAAAGAAGGGTGCCCCCTCCGAGGCGGGGGCGGCGACGCTCTGACTCCTCTGCGGCGAGAAGTGTATGACAATGGGAAAATCTTCGACATCAGCCACAGGTACGCGCCTGAGTTGCCGGTTTGGGAATCGTCGGAGGGGCTCGGGCAAGACTTTCTGTGGCTTACAACTAGCATTAAGAATGGGTCGCGCGCTAACAACTCCGAATTCAAGCTCGGTGCTCACACCGGCACTCATGTGGACGCGCCCGGTCACTTTTACGACAATTACTATGACGCCGGCTTTGATGTTGACTCGCTCGACCTAAAACTTCTCAACG GTCTTGCACTTTTGGTTGATACTCCACGGGATAAAAACATAACGG CTGAGGTTATGAAGTCCTTGAATATCCCTAAAGGTGTGCGTCGTGTGCTTTTCAGAACTTCAAATACCGACAG GCGACTCATGTTTAAGAAAGAATTTGATACAAGCTATGTGGGATTCAAGGAGGATGGTGCAAAATGGCTAATACAGAACACTGACATCAAACTTGTAG GAATTGATTACTTATCTGCTGCTGCTTATGATCACTCGGTTCAATCTCATCTTGCTTTTCTGGAAAGCAGG GAGATCATTCTCGTGGAAGGCCTGAAACTTGATGATGTCCCAGCAGGAGTATATTCACTCAGTTGCTTGCCTCTTAGATTGGTTCACTCTGAGGCATCACCAATACGATGCATTCTGATCACATGA